The nucleotide sequence TTAGCTTCTAGAGTTTTTAAAGTAGTTTTTAATTTTTCTCTACTAATTATTTCACTTTGATTTGATGCAAGTGCTCCAAGTTGACTCCCTCTAGGTCTCGATTCAAAATAACCGTCACTAAGGTTTTCTGCAATTTTTTCTGCTTTACCCTTTATTATAATTTGTTTCTCTGCTGTATGCCAAAAAAAAGACAAACATACATTAGGGTTATTAGCTATTGCTTTTCCTTTTTCGCTATTATAATTTGTATAAAAAATAAAACCTTCAAATGTAAACTGTTTAAGTAGTACTACCCTACTCTTAGGAAATCCATCTAAACCGATTGTAGAAACTGTCATAGCGTTTGCTTCGTCGACAGTATTAGATTGATCTATTTCATAAAACCATTTTTGAAAAAGCTCAATTGGGTTTTCTGGAATATTAGTTTCACTAAGGTCTCCTTTTTCATAAGATTTCCTATAAGCGCTTAAATCATTATTCATAATCTTGTAGTATATTTAGATTACAAAATTAAGGAATTAACAGTGTTAAATTCTTATTTAAATTTCAAATACTTTTCCTGCTTTAGCAAGCTCTACATTTTGAAATATTTCACTAGCTTCTGCTCTAAATTCATTTACATCATCATAGCGTGTAGAATAATGTCCTAATATTAATGTTTTTACATTAGCTAGTTTGGCTATATTCGCAGCTTCTTTAGCAGTAGAATGTTTAGTTTTTTGTGTAAGATGTGCTTGTTTTTCTAAAAATGTAGATTCATGATATAGCAAATCTACATTTTGTATTATGGGTATAATAGCTTCGTTATATGCAGTATCACTACAAAAAGCATAACTTTTAGGTTTAGCCCCACTCATAGTCACTGCTTCATTTTTTATGAGTGTTCCATCTTCATTAACAACATCATACCCTTGTTTCAATTTTCTATAATATGCTTTATCAATATTGGCCTCTTCTGCTGCTCCGATATTTAGTTTACGCTCTCCTTCTTTTTCTTTAAATAGAAAACCATTAGTATAAATGCGGTGATCTAACGGAATGGTAAAAACTTTCACTTTTTCATCTTCAAAAATTAATTCTGAAGATTTAGAGGTGAGTTCATGAAATATAAGTTTGTAATTCGTCCAAGAATCAGATAGTTTCATTTGAAGTGTGATTA is from Flavobacteriaceae bacterium and encodes:
- the pdxH gene encoding pyridoxamine 5'-phosphate oxidase, translated to MNNDLSAYRKSYEKGDLSETNIPENPIELFQKWFYEIDQSNTVDEANAMTVSTIGLDGFPKSRVVLLKQFTFEGFIFYTNYNSEKGKAIANNPNVCLSFFWHTAEKQIIIKGKAEKIAENLSDGYFESRPRGSQLGALASNQSEIISREKLKTTLKTLEAKLEGKVINRPKHWGGYIIKPVEIEFWQGRANRLHDRLRYKLLEDYNWKIDRLAP
- a CDS encoding ribonuclease Z, whose amino-acid sequence is MQLTILGCHSATPRIDTNPTSQVLDIRNHQFLIDCGEGTQVQLRKNKIKFNRIKHIFISHLHGDHYFGLVGLISTFRLLTRETDLHIYAPKGIKEVITLQMKLSDSWTNYKLIFHELTSKSSELIFEDEKVKVFTIPLDHRIYTNGFLFKEKEGERKLNIGAAEEANIDKAYYRKLKQGYDVVNEDGTLIKNEAVTMSGAKPKSYAFCSDTAYNEAIIPIIQNVDLLYHESTFLEKQAHLTQKTKHSTAKEAANIAKLANVKTLILGHYSTRYDDVNEFRAEASEIFQNVELAKAGKVFEI